The genomic region AGAGGGCCACAGCCCAGCCCCCCGCAGCCCAGGCTGGGCCCCTGAAGTGCTCCCCCAGGACCCCAGTGGCCCGGAGACGCCGCTGCAGCTGTTGCGGTTCTCGGAGCTCATCAGCGGTGACATCCAGCGGTACTTTGGCCGCAAGGACCGGGGGCAGGACCCCGACACCTGCGACATCTACGCCGACAGCCGCCCAGCCAGCAGCTCAGCCAGGGAGCTCTCCTGCGCCGACCTGGTGCGCCCGGCCCGCAGCGCACCCCCGGAAGACCATGAGGCCACCGAGCCTGGGGGCTGCTCCCCAGGGTGCCCCGAGGGGCAGGCGCGTGGGCCAGGCCTTGGCGGGGACGGGCCGCCTCTGCTGGGGCCCCTGGCTGAGCTTTTTGACTACGGGCTGCGGCAGTGCTCAGGGCCCCAGGCAGCGGGCAGCCGGCGACTCAGGCTGGAGCGCAAGTACGGCCACATCACCCCCATGACCCAGAGGAAGCTGCCCCCGTCCTTCTGGAGGGAGCCGGCGCCCAGTCCCCTGGGCCTGCTGCACCCCGGCACGCCCGACTTCAGCGACCTGCTGGCCAGCTGGTCGGCAGAGGCTGGGTCTGAGCTGCTGGGCTCGGGGGCCCCGGGCCTGGAGGAGGTGCAGCTGGCCGAGGCCTAGTGATCGCTCGAGGGTCAGTGGGGGGTGAGCCGAGGGCACCAGGTGTCTGGACTCGCTTTCCTGCTGAACTGGAAGGAGCCAGGGGACCCCCAGCCACAGCAGCCACCAGGACTTGGACCAGCTCAGGTGGGGGTTccccaggccagggcaggggtCAGCCGGGGCTGCCCAGGGGCTCTGCCCATAGGAGGGAGGGCGGGGCAGGAGCTGCAGCCCCTCGGAGGTGGGAGCTCGAGTCTACACACTGTGGGTGAATCCCATGTCCCCCAGGCCAGCCCCCGAGGTTCCAGCCAGTGGTGCAGGGCCGCCCTCTGCACTGCCCACCTGGCTggccccagggcagcccctccTTGCGGTGCCCACAGCACACCAGGGCCAGCTACTGGGCCGAGGGCTTTCTGGTGGGGCGGGGAGAGGGTGCTATCTCAGTGTGGAGCCAACACCCGGGGGCCACAGTGCTGTGGGAGGGAGGCCCCGGGGAGCCGTGGGGCCTGGGCTCGGTGGCTCAGGCTGGAACAGGGGTTCTGGAAGTCTTGGAAAGACCCTCTTGGTGATTTCTCTGCTCAGGGCCTCCTGACCGCCCCTGGGAGGGAACTCTGGACTCCGACAGGAATGGGGCGGGCACATTTATTTCTGGGGAACGGGCAGGGATGAGAGTTGGCGGGCAGGCTTCTGGCCGAGGGGCTTCTCCTGGGCCGCACTGCTGGGCGTCTGCTGGGATGTCAGATTCATGAGAACCGCCTTCCACTGTAGCCACCTGCCCAAGACACGGCTCAGGCCCGGGGCCCACCTCCATCCCCTGCCCTGCGGCCTCCCCTGAACCCAGACCTGAAGGCGCTCTGGAAGGCGACTCCCGCTGCCCACCTCACGGCCTGATACACGCCCCAGCGGTTCACAGGGACCACGTCGTCGGGGGCCACCTCCTTGACAAAGAGCTGCTGCCGCCCCAGGGACATGGGGCCCCTCCTGCTGCCCAGCGTCGGGGCCCAGGGGCCCTCCTCACTCCACAGGCGCAGCACGCTCTCCTGCAGGGTGGCCATCGCCTCCGCGCGCTGTGGACATGGGAGTTGGACTAGACGAGGGGCCGCCAGTGGGGATTATCTGCCTCTGGACAAACCCGGGCCTTATCTGCCGGGAAACGCGGCTTGGGCCAGACACGCACATAGACAGACGACTGTGCAGAAAGGAGAGCTAGGGggtggctgggctgggggtggcaaGGGCAGCAGGGCGTCAGGCTCCACACAGAGGAAAGCATGGGTGGCCCCCTGCAGGCCTGGGGGGCGGGAGCGCCCAGCTCGGGGGCCACCTCTCACCAGCTTGGTTTCTGTATTAAACTTAAGATTCTGGATGGTCTTGTTGTCCTGGATGCTTGTCTCCAGTTTCATCATTTGGTTCTGAAACTAAACATGGCCCCCATTCGTGGGCACGGACGCAGGGAGTCTGCAGCCCCAGGGGCGGCCCCACCCCAGCCATTCGGCGCAGGAGGCACTCTCCCATGAGAGGGTCCTGGCCCCTGGGTGGGAGCCGGGAGCATCACTCTGCCCAGTGACAAGGCGGGATTCAGGGCCGCTCTCTCCCGTGTGACCGTGGACGTGCCCCAGCACCCGGGAGTCCACGTGGGAGCCCCCACTGGCACTCTCAGAGGCCGAGGGGTGCAGAGCCAGCAGCAGGATGCCTGGTTCCATGAGCCTTGCCTCCACCCGCCAGGCGGCATCCTGGATCTGAGCCTCCCTGGTAGGGGGAAGTCTGCgtagcccctgcccccaccaagtGTGCCAGCCCAGGGTACCGTGGCCAGCTTGCCCTGGATCTCGGCAATCTTGCGCCCGGGGTTGCCCTCTCTGAGCAGCTGCACGGAGGACAGCAGGGCAGCCAGCTCCTGCCTCACGGCCTCGACCGCCAGCTCTCTGCGGGCACAGAGGCGGGGCTGCTGGGCTCTGAGAGGGCCTGCGGGGGCATGCAGGGCGGCAGGGGGAGGAggccctgggcagggcaggggcgcTCAGCCTTGCCGCCCCTCCGGTGGGCCCTGGGGGGTCCCCAGGAGGTGACAGGGGGACGGCAGCCCCCAGCAGGACCCAAGCCCAAAGCTGGGCCAGGTGGGGATAGGGAGGGCTCAGGACAGCCACAGGGGCGGGGACTTGGGGAGAATGCCCACCGTCAGGAGGCCCGGGAGGCCACAGGTGGTGCTAAGACGACTGTGCcctgcttggggtgggggggggaagcCCTGCCCTGAAGGCCCTGCCGGCTGTGTGGGAGCCGGGCCTCACCTGGCTGTGGCCTCGGCAGAGATCTTGCAGTCCGAGTCGCTCTTGTGAAGCACACACTTGTCAGTGACTGCCTCTATCTGAAACGTGGAGTGGGCGGGCAGCTCAGG from Odocoileus virginianus isolate 20LAN1187 ecotype Illinois chromosome 33, Ovbor_1.2, whole genome shotgun sequence harbors:
- the PERCC1 gene encoding protein PERCC1 — translated: MAAGVIRPLCDFRLPLPALRPFPPLAPEPPDTSEEEEEGEEEELEAEGPEGHSPAPRSPGWAPEVLPQDPSGPETPLQLLRFSELISGDIQRYFGRKDRGQDPDTCDIYADSRPASSSARELSCADLVRPARSAPPEDHEATEPGGCSPGCPEGQARGPGLGGDGPPLLGPLAELFDYGLRQCSGPQAAGSRRLRLERKYGHITPMTQRKLPPSFWREPAPSPLGLLHPGTPDFSDLLASWSAEAGSELLGSGAPGLEEVQLAEA